The genomic DNA GTGCCTATTGCTTTAGATGAAGCAGTCAGTGACGGACGTATTCAACGCGGACAGCTAGTATTATTGGAAGCCTTTGGTGGTGGTTTTGCATGGGGCAGTGCCCTAGTTAGATTTTAATTAGTAGGATAGATGATGAGTAAATTAGCATTTGTTTTTCCAGGTCAGGGCTCACAAAGCGTTGGCATGTTGGCTGAATTAGTTGAGGAATACCCGATTGTTGCTGATACCTTTAAAGAGGCATCAGAGGTTTTGGGTTATGACTTAGCCGGATTAATTGCTAACGGCCCTGCTGAATCACTAAATGAAACTAGCCGTACCCAGCCTGCTTTATTAGCTGCCTCTGTAGCTTTATGGCGCCTATGGAATCAACTGGGTGGCGAACAGCCTAAACTGTTAGCTGGGCATAGCTTAGGTGAATACTCTGCCTTAACTTGTGCTGGAGTCTTAGAGTTTGCCGACGCATTAAAACTGGTTGAATATCGTGGCCAGCTTATGCAGCAAGCTGTGCCTGCAGGAGTAGGGGCTATGTCAGCGATTATCGGCCTAGCCAACCAAGATATTATTGACGCTTGTGAAAAAGCCGCCGAAGACCAAGTAGTGACTGCGGTTAACTTCAATTCACCGGGCCAAGTAGTGATTGCAGGCCACAAAGAAGCGGTAGAGCGTGCCAACGTATTATGTAAAGAAGCCGGCGCCAAGCGTGCTCTTCCTTTACCGGTTAGCGTGCCATCTCACTGTGCCTTAATGCAACCTGCAGCAGATGAGTTGGCTGGCTACATTGAAGGTATTTCTTTTTCAGAGCCTAAGTTTGATGTAATCAATAACGTAGATGTTGCTATTGAGAAAGATGCTAAAGCGATTAAGTCTGCTTTAATTAAACAATTATACAGCCCAGTTCGCTGGACTGAGACGGTTGAAGCAATGGCTGCTAAAGGCATCGACACCGTTTATGAGTGTGGCCCAGGTAAAGTACTCAGTGGTTTAGTGAAGCGTATTCACAAGCCTTTGGTTGCGGCCGCAATTAACGATGTAACATCGATAAAATCAGCTTTAGATAATAAGTAACGAGGATATTTTAATGTCTTTACAAGGTAAAGTGGCTTTAGTCACTGGGGCAAGTCGCGGTATTGGCCGTGCAACAGCTGAAACCTTAGTCGCCAGAGGTGCAACGGTTATTGGTACCGCCACTTCTGAGAAAGGTGCAGAGGCCATTGCTGCTTACTTGGGAGAAAATGGCACAGGCTTAGCCCTAGACGTCACATCAACCGAGTCGATTCAACAACTGTTTGCCGATATTAAAGCCAAATATGGTGATATTGACATTCTAGTAAACAATGCGGGTATCACTCGTGATAACTTGCTGATGCGTATGAAAGACGAAGAGTGGGAAGATATTATTAGTACCAACCTTACTTCGGTTTATCGTTTGAGTAAGGCTGTATTACGTTCCATGATGAAAAAACGTCATGGTCGTATTATTAGCATTGGTTCAGTGGTGGGCACGATGGGCAACGCTGGCCAGGCTAATTACTCGGCAGCCAAAGCTGGAGTACTAGGTTTTACTCGCTCATTAGCTCGTGAAGTCGCTTCTCGCGGGATCACAGTAAACGCGATTGCTCCAGGTTTTATTGAAACAGATATGACCAGAGCACTTGACGATAATCAACGTGGTGCTATCTTGTCGCAGGTGCCTATGGCTCGTCTTGGTGACGCTGAAGAAATCGCCAAAACCGTAGCTTTCTTAGCCAGTGAAGATGCTGCCTATATTACGGGCGAAACGATCCATGTGAATGGCGGAATGTACATGGTTTAAGCAGTGGCTTAAAAAATGTGCAAAAAATTGATAGATCGCAAGTTTTTTAGAAAAATAACTACGAAAAACGTGGTTAGACCACTACGGTTAGACTTGCAATGTAATTCGGTTTGAATACACTATCGCAACAACGCAGAAGCGTATTTACTAAGGAAAAATATTGTCATGAGTGCAATTGAAGAACGTGTTAAAAAAATCATCATCGAGCAACTAGGTGTAAGCGAAGACGAAGTTAAAAACGAAGCTTCTTTCGTTGACGACTTAGGCGCTGACTCTTTAGATACTGTAGAACTAGTTATGGCTTTAGAGGAAGAATTCGATACTGAAATTCCTGATGAAGAAGCTGAAAAAATCACTACTGTACAAGCTGCAATTGATTACGTTCTAAATAATCAAGATTAATAAAAAGTGGGCGACATCAGTCGCCCATTTTGCATCCCCCTAAGACATGTAAATCCCCCCTTGGAGGCATTTCAGTGACCAAACGTAGAGTCGTTGTTACTGGTATTGGTGCATTATCACCAGTAGGTAATACAGCAGAGTCAACTTGGCAAGCACTACAAGCTGGCCAAAGTGGCATAGGCCCTATTGAACACTTTGATGTAGAAGCATTCCCAACCCGTTTTGCAGGTTTGGTTAAAGACTTCAATGTTGAAGAATTTATGAGCAAAAAAGACGCCCGTAAAATGGACGCGTTTATTCAATACGGTGTAGCAGCCGGTGTCATGGCTTTTGATGACGCAGGTATTGAAGTTACTGAGGAAAATGCTGATAGCATTGGGGTATCTATAGGCTCTGGTATCGGTGGTCTTGGACTTATCGAGCAGAACCACGAAAATTACTTAAAAAATGGGCCACGTAAAATTAGCCCGTTTTTTGTTCCATCTACCATCATCAATATGGTAGCTGGCCACCTTTCTATTATGAAAGGCTTAAAAGGCCCTAACATTGCGGTTACTACCGCTTGTACTACTGGCGCGCACGCTATTGGTTTAGCTGCTCGTATGATCGCCTATGGCGATGCTGACGTGATGTTAGCCGGCGGTGCAGAAAAAGCCTCAACCCATTTGGGTATGGGCGGTTTTGGCGCGGCTAAAGCCCTATCTACTCGAAATGACGATCCTACTAAGGCCAGCCGTCCTTGGGATAAAGATCGTGATGGTTTTGTGCTTGGCGACGGTGCCGGTGTTATCGTACTTGAAGAATACGAAGCAGCCAAAGCGCGTGGTGCTAAAATATACGCAGAATTAGTCGGCTTTGGTATGAGTGGTGATGCTTACCACATGACTTCGCCACCAGCTGACGGTGATGGTGCTGCTCGTTCTATGGCCGCAGCAATTAAAGATGCAGGCATTGAACCTTCAGAAATTGATTACATCAATGCCCACGGCACATCAACTCCAGCAGGCGATATCGCAGAAACTCAAGCGGTTAAAACGGTATTTGGCGAGCACGCTAATAAGGTATTGGTAAGCTCAACTAAATCGATGACCGGTCACCTATTGGGTGCAGCGGGAGCCGTTGAAGCGATTATCTCTATCTTGGCAATTCGCGACCAAATTGCACCACCTACCATTAATCTAGAAAACCCAAGTGAGGGTTGTGACTTAGATTATGTAGTAGGTAAAGCGCGTGCAACGAAAATTGATTACGCCTTGTCTAACTCATTTGGTTTCGGTGGTACTAACGGTTCACTGATATTCAAGAAAATTGATAGCTAATCGCGTATCTTCGCTATAGCAAATTAAAGCCTGATGTTATCATCGGGCTTTTTTATATATAGGATTTTTAACTTGCACGACTCTGGTTTGTCTCAGCTTGATCGGGGCTTAAGTTATGGTGACGGCTTTTTTACTACCATGCTGGTTGAAAACGGCATTATCCAGTTGTGGTCTTATCACCAGCAGCGCTTACTAACAGCTCAGCAGCAACTTGGGTTTCCAGTTCTTCAGCTCGATAAGATAAAAGCGAAACTCGAACAAACTTTGCAGGACAAAGCCTTGGCTGTGGCTAAAATTACTGTTACTAGAGGACTGGGGGGACGAGGTTATAGTCTTCCCGAACACGTTAGCCCTTCTGTATTTACCAGTATTAGCGAGTTTCCTTCTCATTATCTAGATTGGCGTCAGCAAGGCATCCGCTTGGGTATCGCTAAGCTGCGTTTAGCCAGTGGCAATATCACCGCCCATTTAAAAACTCTCAACCGTTTAGAGCAGGTATTGCTCAAACAAGAAGCCGATACCCAACAAGTCGATGATTTGGTTTGTTGTGATATTTTTGATCATGTTGTTGAGGGGGTGGCATCCAATTTATTCTGGGTAAAGGATAATTGTATTTATACCAGTGATCTTAAGGGGGCTGGTGTGGCTGGTACCCAACGGGCATTTTTATTGGATACTGTTAGCCAGTCACCCTATCAGCTGAAAACAGGACAGTTTGCAATTGAGCAACTTTATCAGGCGGATGAGCTATTTGTTAGTAATGCCTTGTTGCAATTTGCGCCAGTTAAGCAGTTCGCAGAATATAGCTATAGCCAGTTTCCAGTTTGTCGGTGGTTCCAAGAAGTGGTGAAGCATGCTTCGTAAAGTTATTTTTAGTGTTATTTTAATCTCCTTAGTAGCGGGTTTTGGTGCTTATCGCTGGTTTGATCACTATTTGAACCAGCAATGGCAGCGGCCGAGAACCGCCTTGCTTGACCAAGTTTCGGTGGATGCCGGGGACAACTTGTATCGGGTTGCCGGTTCTGTGTTTGCCAACGCCGATAAGGATGTTTGGTGGTTAAGAGTGTGGTTTAAGCTGCACCCTCAGCATAGCCAGATAAAGCGGGGTTATTATGCACTACCTGAACAACTCAGTTACGCCGAGCTAGCACAATTACTGGCGAGCGGTAGGGTGATGCAACTTAAAGTCAGCCTTATTGAGGGCGAAACCTTCGCTGAGTTTTGGGCCAAGTTGAATACCACAGAAGGTATTAAACCCAGTGATAAAACCGAGCAGCAGTTAATCGAGTGGCTTAAGTTAGAGCACAGCAAGCTAGAGGGTTTGTTACTGCCAGAAACCTATTTCTTTGTACATGATACTCCCGCGGAGCAGATCGTATTACGAGCCAACCAAGCTCTAAACAAGGTCTTAGAAGAGCAGTGGAGTCAGCGCCAAGAAAATCTGCCTTTAACCAATCCTTACCAAGCATTAATACTGGCATCGATTATTGAGAAAGAAACAGGGGCTAAGTTTGAGCGGCCTACCATTGCCTCGGTATTTGTTAATCGTTTGAATAAGGGCATGCGTTTACAAACTGATCCTACCGTTATCTATGGTATGGGCGAGCGTTATGATGGAAATATTCGCCGCAAAGATTTACGTGAAGCCACCCCGTACAATACTTATGTGATAAAGGCTTTACCGCCTACGCCTATTGCCATGGCCAGTGAGGACGCCATTATTGCAGCCTTAAATCCAGAACATACGCGCTATTATTATTTTGTTGCCAAAGGCGGCGGTGAACATTATTTCTCCAAGTCCTTAGCCGAGCATAATCGAGCCGTAAGAAAATATATTTTAAAGAAGTAAAAGAATGAAGCCTGGAAAGTTTATTGTAATTGAAGGATTAGAAGGCGCTGGAAAAAGCACTGCGGTAGCGGTTATTCAGCAGCAGCTAGAGCAGCACGGTATTGAATATATTCATACTCGTGAGCCTGGCGGTACACCCATTGCCGAAGCATTGCGCAACATTGTTAAGCAAGGGGTAGACGACGAACAAGTCTGTGATAGTACTGAATTATTACTGATGTATGCTGCTCGCGCCCAGTTAGTGGAAACACGAATTAAACCTGCCTTAGTGCAGGGGACTTGGGTTATTGGCGATCGTCACGACCTGAGTTCGCAGGCCTATCAGGGCGGAGGACGGCAGTTAGGCTTAGCTAAACTACAGGCGCTTAAACAGCTAGCCATTGGTGATTTTGAACCCGACTTGACCCTGTATCTGGATATTGAGCCCAGCCTCGGTTTAAGCCGAGCCCGCGAGCGTGGCGTCTTAGATCGCATAGAGCAACAAGCCTTAAGCTTCTTCGAGCGTAGCCGAGAGGTGTATCTGGCTCAAGCGGCAGCCTCTGACAAAATAAAAACCATTGATGCGAGCCAACAATTGGCTAGCGTTTCTAGCGACATTGAAGCGGCCATCAGGGCATATTTAAAGGATGTTGATTAAATGAGTTTGCCTTGGCTGCGTCAAAGTTGGCAACAACTGTCTAAGCAATTGGCAGAACAACAGTTGCCACCGAGCTTGTTGATTCGAGGTGAAAAAGGCCTAGGCAAATTGCAACTCGCTCAGTTTGTTGCCAAAACCTTATTATGCAGCGAACAGCAACACCAGGCCTGTAATCGCTGCCATAGCTGCCAGTTGTTTGATGCAGGAGCGCACAGCAGTGTGTTTCATTTTTCCCATGACAAACCCAAGATAGATGACATTCGCGCTTTAACGGCTTGGGCTAACCAAACTAGTCAACTTGGCGCCTATAAAGTCGCGATTTTGTCTGATATTGGCGCACTTAATCCGGCTTCCAATAACGCCTTACTGAAAACCTTGGAAGAGCCGGTAGCAAATACTCATTTCATATTAATCAATCATTTGCCATTTAAGCCGATCCCCACTATTGCTAGCCGTTGTCAGTTATTGACCATTAATGTTCCGCCGATAGAGCAAGTACAACAGTGGCTGGTTCAGCAGAAGCTCAGACTTGATCAGTATTTCCCGTTGATCCATCGCTTCTGCAACGGCTCTCCCTTAGCCATAGCCGATTTCTATCGAGAACAACAACTGAGTGAATTACAAAGTTTTGTCGAGCAATATCAGTTGGCGTTGAGCCAGCAACCAAATAAATTGGCAGAGCAGATCAGCAAAGACCCGCTTAAGTTGCAATGGTTAGGACATTGTCTATTACTCAGCATTAGTATCGCTAGGGGCTTGGTGAGCGAAACCATGTTTGAGACCTTTAACTTTAAGGCTGCGTCGGTAAAAGCGCTTGAATTGGCTTATCAAGACTGGTTAGATCTTTGTAAACAATGGGAAACATTTCCCGGGCTCAATCTAGGCCAACAGCTTTACCCTCTGATTAGTAGATTTAAGGATTGATATTAAATGTTAGTCGACTCCCATTGCCATTTAGACCGTTTAGACTACCAAAACAACCATAAGAATGTTGCCGATGCCTTGGCTAAGGCAAAATCTGCTGGAGTCGATTACTGTTTGGCGGTGGCTATTTCACCAGAAAAATTTCCATCCATGCTAGAGAAGGTGGAACAGTTCGAGCAAGTGTTTGCCTCCTGTGGTATGCATCCTTTGTATGTGCAAGATCAGCCCTTCGACTCAGCGCAAATGGAGGCTTACATACAGCATCCCAAAGTAGTGGCTGTTGGGGAAACCGGGCTGGATTATTTTTATGCCAAAGAACACAAAGTTCTGCAACAACGGGTGTTTGTTGAGCAAATTAAACTGGCGGTAAAACACAACAAGCCGCTGATTATTCATACCCGCGATGCTAGAGAAGATACTCTTGAGTTGCTCAAAGAGCATCAAGCTGATAGCTGTAAAGGGGTACTACATTGCTTTACTGAAAGTTTAGAAATGGCTGAAGCCGCCATGGAGATGGGCTTTTACATTTCAGCCTCGGGAATCATTAGTTTTAATTCCGCTAAGGAGTTACAGCAAACCTTTAAGCAGATCCCTTTAGAGCGGATCTTGGTTGAAACCGATAGCCCTTATTTGGCTCCTGTTCCGTATCGAGGAAAAGAAAATCAACCCGCCTATACGCGGAAAGTGGCAGAGTGCTTAGCGGAAATCAAGGGAATAAGTTTGCAGCAAGTAGCAGAGCAAACCACGCAAAATTTCTTTGACTTGTTCAGTTTGGCTAAGCCTTAAAAAAACGGCTCCACTCTAGTCCTTGAGCGGAGCGTAGGGGAAGGGCTCTTTTTGTTAGAGCCTTGCGCTAATAGTAATTAAGTGTAGTCGCGCTTAGCCACTTTGCAAGCTGAGCGCGACGCTCCCCATTAGCCTAGCCCCTTGTCTTTCACCAGCTCTCGCGGGTAACCATTCTTAATTTTGTTGCGAACCCACTTACCTAGACCAATAATTTGTCCCTGATAACTGACCGCCAGTTCGCCTTGGTTATTATTGGGGTAACTAATATCTTTGCCTTGATAATATTGGTGCGCCTGCTGATGGTCTAATTCCATAAGGTTTTTACTGACTAAGGGGCCTAAGGCGGTTATCGCATCGTGGCTGGTACGAAAGCCTTGTTTAAACTCTTCTGCTAGTTTTATACCTACGCGCTCAAAGCGCATCTCATCTTTAACTCGAAGAAAACTGTTAGGCAGTAGCCAATAATCTTTGCCTTTAAGGTATACGCTGTGGCTTTCTGGTAACTGAATACCAAATTGTTGAGTAAAATGCGCCTGAATAGCCGCTTGCTGTTTTTTGCTAGCGGCCTGGTAAGCAAAGGGTTTTATGCGTTTGTTAACCTTTGGAGTTGGCATCGAGTCAGCGGTTTTGCGTAAAGCGGCAACAAAAAAACCTTCGCTATCGTAATAGTGCGGCCATACATGCAGATAACCTTCTTTAGTAAGGGCTCGGGCACTATCTTCAAACAAACGCTCCAAGCTAATTGGCTCAAAATGCTGTGGATAATTTTGGGCTAGTGTTGCGATCACTTGTTGGTTTTCTTGCTGATTAAGGGTACAGGTAGAGTAAACGACGACGCCGCCAGGCTTTAAGGCCTGTAGCGCACTTTCTAATAGAGTGGTTTGTAGCGCCGATATCTCCGCCACATGCTGTTCACTCCAGTTATCTAGTGCGTAGGGATCTTTACGTAGGGTACCTTCGCCAGAGCAGGGCGCATCAAGCAAGATGGCATCAAATTGTTCACTCATCCATGGGCCAAATACCTCGGCACTAAAATGAGTGATGGCGGCATTAGTCACTCCGCAGCGGATTAAATTGGCAGCTAAGACCTTCACTCGGCTAGCCGAGTATTCATTGGCAACAATAGCACCTTGTCCTGCTAACACCGCGGCGAGTTGAGTAGTTTTAGAACCCGGTGCGGCGGCCGCATCTAACACTAAGCTGTCTGCTTGTGGCGCAAAACAGTGAAATAGGGCGCTAACCGGTAACATTGAGCTGGCTTCTTGAATGTAAAATAAACCTGCGTTGTGTTCGGCGGTATTGCCCAAGGATATTGACTCATCTTGGCGTTCTAGCCAAAAGCCAGTATCACACCAAGGAATAGGGCTAAGTTGCCAAGCTAATTGTGCAGCAAGGGTTTTGAAATCTTGCACGCTGATTTTTAAGGTATTCACTCGAATACTCTTACGCATGGGCTGTTGGCAGATGGCTTTAAAGCTAGCCAAACTCAAATCACTAGGCAGGTCTTGCTCGATACGTTCAATGAATTTGGCTGGAAAATTAATTGTTTTAGTCAAGGTTACAATGTTTATGGCTCAATCGATGGGCTCCATTGTAGCCATTTTTCCTGGTAAGTGGACTGTAATTCAAATTTATCTTGGTCCTGTGCTGGATTAGCGTAAGGCTTGTCATCAGGGGTGGCAAAGGCAATGCCACCGCTTAATAAGGTTTCTACCGAATCAAGACGAATATCGGCGCCACCCAAGCCGACTTTCACATCCACTCCCGAGGCATTCCAAAAGACGCTGTTTTTGCGGACTAAGTGGCGGTATTCACTGCTGATACTCAAACGCGCCAATATTTGTGAGCCATCGGTAGCAAGCTTGGCATCATCAACTTTTCCGACTTGGAATTGCTTGTACAGTACTGGGCTGCCAATTTTTAAGGAGCCAAAATGGCGACTGCTTAACCAAATGTGTAAGCTATTAGGATCACTTTCTGGCGCTTGTTTAAATAGTTCAAAACTAAGCGTCGGTTTACCTTTACCGGGCAGGGCATTAATAAAATCCCCTTTAACTAATGTGTCGAGGTTTTTCACTGAGCTTAGGCTAATAGTGGCACTTTCTTGCCAGTAACGGCTACCTGTACGAGCAAAATCACGATAGTAAGGGAAATCGAGATCGGCTTTGGCATAAAGTGTTTTTAGATCTTCGCTAAAACGTAGTGAGTCAATTTTTCCTATTTGTTGGTCTTTATACTTGATAGGCATATTGGCATAAATACCTTCGCTATTGTTGGTGCTTAGCTCGATGGCAAGGTGGCGCCTTGTGGCGTCGTGTTTGCTACGGTACAGAGTAGCTACGCTCTCTTTAGCTAATTCATCAAAGTTATCGAAGCTTACCCCGCCCATCACTAGGGCTTTTAACGATTCACTATTGACCGACAAGCCTTCTAAACTGGCTTTCACTTCGATACCAGAGGCATGCCAGAATCGGCTACTGTCGGTAATCAAATGCTTATAACTGCCGTCAATACTCAAGCTAACGTCAATTTGTCCATCGGCTTTTAGCTGATAAGCGCTGACTTCACCCACCGGGACACGGCGATAAAGCACCGGAACTCCCTTGGCGATAGAGCCTAAATACTCGGTATTTAGCGTCAATTTGAGCGGCTTTAAGATTTTTCCTTTGGAGAGCTCCGCTGCCTTTTTGTTTTGATAAAGTTTGAAGTTTTGCTGGTTAGACGGTGTATTGGCACTGCCGGGTAACAGCATTATTGGACTTTGAAGAAAACCCGATAATCCGCCACTTTCTACACTAATACCATTAAGGTCGGCGGCAATTTCTAAGGGGCTTTGTTGGTAGAAACGACTATTTTGGCTAAGTAACTCTCGATACTCAGCATCGATATAAGCCTCAAGCTGAAATTTTCTATCCTGAACCTGTATGGCACTTACTTTGCCAATAGTTAAACCCTTGTAGACAATGGGGCTACCTGTTGTGACACCATTAATTTCATCGCTACTTAAGCTAAACACTCGGCTACCTGCAGGGGCGGGAGGCGCGAGGCTTAAATTAAAACTGTTAGCTAAGGGGCCATCTGCGGAGAATACCTCAATCTGTTTGGCACCAATTAGCGCACTAAGGTTTTTAACACCGCTTAAGCTAATATCGGGTTGCAATAGCAGCAGTTGGCTGTTTTCAGTAAACAGGTCTTCATACTTGGGTTCTATTAGCGCATTGGCTTGAAACTGCTGATGGTCGTCACTGATCTCGATATCATTAATAAAACCTACCACATTACCGCGATAGAGTAGCTTACTGTGTTTAGCTACCAGGCCGTTTTGCTGTTGCATGCGAATGCTAATTGGGGTTCCGCGCTGCGAACTTTTAAGACTCTCGAAGAGGGTAAATTGCTGGCCGGCTTCGGCTTGTTGTGATTGGCTTGGGCTATCAAAACTGACTCCGCCACTAATCACACTGGCGAGGCTTTCACTGTCTATTTGCACGCCATCTAAAGAAATATCGGCTTTAAAGCCACTCACGTTCCAAAAGCGACTATCTTGCTTCACCAAGTCGGCAAACTGCGGTTTGACTAAAATATCAAACTCCACTTGTTGCTGTTGGTTGAGCTGATAGCGCTGAACTTCACCCACCCGAATTTTTTTGAAGTAAACACCAGAACCGATGGTTAGTGAACCTAAGTCGTCGGCCAGTAAACGTAGATTAAGCCCTTTACCGCGAATGATGTTAGGTGGCTCATTTAAAGCCACAAAATGTTCACTGGGCTTGCCCGTGCCTGGATTTAACTCGATATAGTTACCCGATACCAAGGCGTCTAAGCCACTGATTTCGGTGATTGATGCTTTAGGAGTAACCAGCCAGAATTGGCTATCGGCGGTGAGTAGTGTTTCTGCTTCTCTTTTGATTTCTGCGTTAACAACAACACCTTCTAAATTAGGTGCCAGCTCAACCGATTTTACTACGCCAATATCGAGCCCCTGATAAAAAATCTGGGTCTCGCCAGCTGTGATGCCTTTAGCGCTGTCGAATTGAATATCAATGCTAATGCCGGCTTCCGACCAAGCTTTAAATAATAACCAGGCTCCCAGCAATACAGCTAGGGTAGGCAACAGCCATATAGGGGAGATGACTTTTTCTTTTTTTATCTCTGGCGCACTGGCATTATTCAACTTGGGCATCCCATATTAAACGTGTGTCAAAAGACTTAGCGGCAAACAGCGTTAGCATTACTACAGCGCCAAAGGCGGTGGCTCCTGGCCCAGCTTCTACACCGACCAAGTTATTCCGCTCAAACACCGCAATCATAATCGACAGCACGAATAAATCGAGCATCGACCACTTACCAATTATGTCTATGATTCTATAGATAACAATACGTTGGCGGCTATCTAAATTTACATGAAAGTGCAGGCTTAATAATATTACTATTAGTCCCAGTAGTTTCATCACCGGAACCACGATGCTGGCAACAAAAACCACGATAGCAATACTGACCATATCGTCTTTAATCAGACTAATCACTCCCGACATAATGGTTTCGTACTGAGGAGCACCACGGGTAGTGAGAACGGTAATGGCCATGAGGTTCGCCGGGAACAAACCAATACAGGCGGCAATAATAAACGCCCAACAGCGCTGAGTGCTTTGAGGAATGCGACTATGCACTCGCATATGACAGCGCTGACAATGGCTTTGCTGCATGGGTAATACCATGTGGCAGTGGCCACACAGCTTTAAGCCAACTTGTTTAGCGGATGTCGGCATAACGCTCCCAATATTCAGAGGGGTCGAGGCGTTGAATTAAACGGGTAGACAAAAATAAGGTAATACAGATACACCAAAGACCATAGCCAAGGTGGATTTCGGCAAAGTCCACCAGTTTTACCAAAGCCACTATAAAACTGACTAAGTACACTTCTATCATGCTCCAGTGAATCAGGTCTTCTTGGAAGTGCAGGGCAGTGGCAAGCATTGGCGATTTCCAGCCAATGCTTAGAGAAAATGAGGTATAACAAACCAAGCTGAATAATAAAATCGGCGCAATAAAACTGGCTAAAAAAACACAAAACCCCACTAAATAGTAGCCGTGGTCTAGCAGCAGTATTGTCCCCCTTAGAATGTTGGCAGAACTCGGAATATTTAAAAAAGAGAAGCTAAGTAAGGGGTAAGTATTAGCCAGAATCACCATGATCAGACAACATAAGGCCAAAGCGAGTTGGTTAGAAAAGCGAGGTTTGCTGCCGCGACATAAACGGTGCTTACAACGTGGGCACACCAATATCTGCCCAGACTGGCATAGATGGGTTGCTTCGATCAATAAGTCGCAGCTGGGGCAAATGGATAGCTTTGATATATCGGGAGTTTCCATGTTTGTTATATTAGCGAAATCTTGCTGGATATGCTGAATAAATTTGGCATTAGGGTCTGTTGACCTTTCGCGTTAACTTTTACTGCTGAGTGTTTGGCTTTTATACAAGGCAGAGCCTGTGTAGCATAGTTATTCTAAGTAAATAGGCGATAACACCGTAGAAAAGCCAAACACACGCTGCCCGAAGGGGTCATTTAAAAGCCATTTACTCTTTGTTGTAGCCCGTTTATATAGAGTAACTATACATTACTCGCTACGCCTCAATTAAATGGCTTCTAATTTGAACAAATTCTAACTTCGAAAGGTTAATAGACCCTAGTAGTTTAAATGTTAATGATGCATACTAACCTGTATATAAAAACAGTAAACGGAGGCAGCGGTGGCTGTAATTATTAAATATGTCGTCGAACGTAACGGTGTAGAAAAAATGACTTTTAGTTCAAAAAAAGAGGCAGACA from Agarivorans gilvus includes the following:
- the fabD gene encoding ACP S-malonyltransferase — encoded protein: MSKLAFVFPGQGSQSVGMLAELVEEYPIVADTFKEASEVLGYDLAGLIANGPAESLNETSRTQPALLAASVALWRLWNQLGGEQPKLLAGHSLGEYSALTCAGVLEFADALKLVEYRGQLMQQAVPAGVGAMSAIIGLANQDIIDACEKAAEDQVVTAVNFNSPGQVVIAGHKEAVERANVLCKEAGAKRALPLPVSVPSHCALMQPAADELAGYIEGISFSEPKFDVINNVDVAIEKDAKAIKSALIKQLYSPVRWTETVEAMAAKGIDTVYECGPGKVLSGLVKRIHKPLVAAAINDVTSIKSALDNK
- the fabF gene encoding beta-ketoacyl-ACP synthase II: MTKRRVVVTGIGALSPVGNTAESTWQALQAGQSGIGPIEHFDVEAFPTRFAGLVKDFNVEEFMSKKDARKMDAFIQYGVAAGVMAFDDAGIEVTEENADSIGVSIGSGIGGLGLIEQNHENYLKNGPRKISPFFVPSTIINMVAGHLSIMKGLKGPNIAVTTACTTGAHAIGLAARMIAYGDADVMLAGGAEKASTHLGMGGFGAAKALSTRNDDPTKASRPWDKDRDGFVLGDGAGVIVLEEYEAAKARGAKIYAELVGFGMSGDAYHMTSPPADGDGAARSMAAAIKDAGIEPSEIDYINAHGTSTPAGDIAETQAVKTVFGEHANKVLVSSTKSMTGHLLGAAGAVEAIISILAIRDQIAPPTINLENPSEGCDLDYVVGKARATKIDYALSNSFGFGGTNGSLIFKKIDS
- the pabC gene encoding aminodeoxychorismate lyase; the encoded protein is MHDSGLSQLDRGLSYGDGFFTTMLVENGIIQLWSYHQQRLLTAQQQLGFPVLQLDKIKAKLEQTLQDKALAVAKITVTRGLGGRGYSLPEHVSPSVFTSISEFPSHYLDWRQQGIRLGIAKLRLASGNITAHLKTLNRLEQVLLKQEADTQQVDDLVCCDIFDHVVEGVASNLFWVKDNCIYTSDLKGAGVAGTQRAFLLDTVSQSPYQLKTGQFAIEQLYQADELFVSNALLQFAPVKQFAEYSYSQFPVCRWFQEVVKHAS
- the mltG gene encoding endolytic transglycosylase MltG, with amino-acid sequence MLRKVIFSVILISLVAGFGAYRWFDHYLNQQWQRPRTALLDQVSVDAGDNLYRVAGSVFANADKDVWWLRVWFKLHPQHSQIKRGYYALPEQLSYAELAQLLASGRVMQLKVSLIEGETFAEFWAKLNTTEGIKPSDKTEQQLIEWLKLEHSKLEGLLLPETYFFVHDTPAEQIVLRANQALNKVLEEQWSQRQENLPLTNPYQALILASIIEKETGAKFERPTIASVFVNRLNKGMRLQTDPTVIYGMGERYDGNIRRKDLREATPYNTYVIKALPPTPIAMASEDAIIAALNPEHTRYYYFVAKGGGEHYFSKSLAEHNRAVRKYILKK
- a CDS encoding TatD family hydrolase; this encodes MLVDSHCHLDRLDYQNNHKNVADALAKAKSAGVDYCLAVAISPEKFPSMLEKVEQFEQVFASCGMHPLYVQDQPFDSAQMEAYIQHPKVVAVGETGLDYFYAKEHKVLQQRVFVEQIKLAVKHNKPLIIHTRDAREDTLELLKEHQADSCKGVLHCFTESLEMAEAAMEMGFYISASGIISFNSAKELQQTFKQIPLERILVETDSPYLAPVPYRGKENQPAYTRKVAECLAEIKGISLQQVAEQTTQNFFDLFSLAKP
- the acpP gene encoding acyl carrier protein, with product MSAIEERVKKIIIEQLGVSEDEVKNEASFVDDLGADSLDTVELVMALEEEFDTEIPDEEAEKITTVQAAIDYVLNNQD
- the tmk gene encoding dTMP kinase; this translates as MKPGKFIVIEGLEGAGKSTAVAVIQQQLEQHGIEYIHTREPGGTPIAEALRNIVKQGVDDEQVCDSTELLLMYAARAQLVETRIKPALVQGTWVIGDRHDLSSQAYQGGGRQLGLAKLQALKQLAIGDFEPDLTLYLDIEPSLGLSRARERGVLDRIEQQALSFFERSREVYLAQAAASDKIKTIDASQQLASVSSDIEAAIRAYLKDVD
- the fabG gene encoding 3-oxoacyl-ACP reductase FabG codes for the protein MSLQGKVALVTGASRGIGRATAETLVARGATVIGTATSEKGAEAIAAYLGENGTGLALDVTSTESIQQLFADIKAKYGDIDILVNNAGITRDNLLMRMKDEEWEDIISTNLTSVYRLSKAVLRSMMKKRHGRIISIGSVVGTMGNAGQANYSAAKAGVLGFTRSLAREVASRGITVNAIAPGFIETDMTRALDDNQRGAILSQVPMARLGDAEEIAKTVAFLASEDAAYITGETIHVNGGMYMV